The Calliphora vicina chromosome 3, idCalVici1.1, whole genome shotgun sequence genome contains a region encoding:
- the LOC135955612 gene encoding uncharacterized protein LOC135955612 yields MRKPTSTEKYITAKEITFTKHRLLSIAQQLHFESEYKSLKEKTPLSRKSRLLSLNPFMDDKGLIRVGGRLHNSELSYEEQHPIIIPEKCQFSKLLVDFTHRILLHAEHHTMLRAIRQGFYIPRLKTLVRKCIRNCKTCTVYKQKLQHQIMAALPPERVKFSLPFTYTGVDFAGPFGVKSSNLRNAKILKAYTAVFVCFSTRAVHLEPCSDLSTDTFLACFSRFTGRRGLPKTLFSDNGRNFIGANLALLKAHNNFLKTAEQALINKYSILGFTWSFIPPYAPHMGGIWEAAMKSMKMHLKKVTNSFSFTFEEFTTLLIKIEAVLNSRPLSSITENPNEILPLTPGHLLHGAPLVAPPETPSDPNAKNLPFLKRWERLKSLQYIFAQRWKNEYITELQRRYKWKKERDNLKPNDIVIVKDDSLPSTDWRLGRVTNVVYGKDSKVRVADVLTRNGIIRRSIVKLCILPTESDHQKNVGRNTTPNSSKVTSQNPKKI; encoded by the coding sequence ATGAGGAAACCAACTTCAACCGAAAAGTATATAACTGCCAAAGAAATTACATTTACCAAGCACAGGCTTCTAAGCATCGCTCAACAACTCCACTTTGAGTCTGAATAcaaaagtttaaaagaaaagaCACCTTTGTCTCGGAAAAGCAGACTTTTATCTCTAAATCCATTTATGGATGATAAAGGTCTTATACGAGTAGGTGGGCGACTTCACAATTCCGAACTAAGCTATGAGGAGCAGCATCCAATAATAATACCTGAAAAATGTCAATTCTCTAAGCTACTTGTCGATTTTACACATCGTATCTTGCTGCATGCCGAGCATCATACTATGCTAAGAGCAATCAGGCAAGGATTTTATATTCCCCGACTGAAGACTCTGGTACGAAAATGCATCCGTAATTGCAAGACTTGTACAGTTTACAAACAAAAGTTGCAGCATCAGATCATGGCAGCTCTTCCCCCGGAACGAGTTAAATTTTCGCTACCGTTTACCTACACGGGTGTCGACTTTGCCGGCCCCTTTGGCGTTAAGTCCTCTAATTTAAGaaatgcaaaaattttgaaagccTACACCGCAGTTTTCGTTTGTTTTTCAACACGTGCAGTTCATCTAGAGCCTTGCTCTGACCTATCCACTGATACCTTCCTTGCTTGTTTTAGCAGATTTACTGGACGTAGAGGTCTACCTAAGACGTTGTTTTCCGATAATGGAAGAAATTTCATTGGAGCAAATCTGGCCCTCCTCAAAGCCcacaacaattttctaaaaacagCAGAACAagcgttaataaataaatacagcaTATTAGGATTTACTTGGTCATTTATCCCACCTTATGCACCCCACATGGGTGGTATATGGGAGGCTGCCATGAAAAGCATGAAAATGCATCTAAAAAAGGTAACCAACTCCTTCTCATTTACGTTCGAGGAATTCACcacattacttattaaaatcgaggCAGTATTGAATTCAAGGCCACTATCCTCGATAACTGAAAATCCCAACGAGATTTTACCTTTGACTCCGGGACATCTGTTACACGGCGCACCTCTTGTGGCTCCACCTGAAACTCCATCTGACCCGAATGCTAAAAACTTGCCTTTCTTGAAACGCTGGGAGCGTTTAAAATCCctacaatatatttttgctcAAAGATGGAAAAATGAATACATCACCGAGTTACAACGTCGCTATAAATGGAAAAAAGAAAGAGATAATCTTAAACCAAATGATATTGTCATTGTAAAAGACGATTCATTACCGTCCACCGATTGGCGGCTTGGTCGCGTCACGAACGTAGTTTATGGAAAGGACAGCAAAGTTCGCGTCGCTGACGTTTTAACGCGGAATGGAATTATACGAAGATCCATCGTGAAACTCTGCATACTTCCAACTGAGAGTGACCACCAGAAAAATGTAGGCAGAAATACAACCCCAAATTCATCAAAAGTCACCTCTCAAAacccaaagaaaatttga